Sequence from the Magallana gigas chromosome 4, xbMagGiga1.1, whole genome shotgun sequence genome:
cagtagaatgtaaatatttttgttgtgcTTATACTTTACCCGAAACGTCACgaagaatatataaaaaattgcttaattaaatcatatacatgtatgctaggTTTCACTTTCCGAGTAGATTTAAATGTATACCAATAGTATACTTCAATATCTGTTCAATTAAAAACATACCACACATCACGTgccttttttctgttttgttattGAGACATATTATCCTTCTGTAAATATATTCAGTAGCAAGTTCTCTGACTGTATTCTGTATTCTTTCAATATTAAAGCTGATAAAAATATTACTATACataaagaaatttacatttgaTTAATATCCATCTTTTCTCCAATTAACGATGAAGTCATTGTATATGGTAAAGCCTTGAATTGattctaaattatcttttttgtttCATCGATAGGGGActattgagagagagagggagagagagagagagagagagatattgaTGAACATGCAAACAAAAACACAGcagcaaatttaaaatgatttaagaaCATCGCTCTAAAATGACATGCACGTAGAGTAATAAAATGAAAGTGTTTAATTCATGGTATAGTTAAGGTAATACCAGTTTCACGTGATTCACGgaacatgcatttattttatcatttaatttgtaaacatataaatatcaaaatatcagtAAGTTACTCATGcgaaaatcttgaaaaaaaaggggggggggtggccgGATCCTCACCCCTCGAAAATTCGTTAATTACACTTTACTTAACATCTGCACTTGGACACAGGACTAAACCGTGCTGAACTTCACTGTGTGATTTTACAAGAAGATGAAATTAGATCTATTGCTTTCTtgactaaatttaaaaaatcaaagagtAGATGGTTAcgattgatgaaaaaaaaaccctggaacTTAAACCCGGAGTAAACTTTCCTTTAACTACTTTAATTAACATCAGGCGCGTAGCTAGGCGTACGCAAGTACGCAAGTGCTTCCAcgtcattttcaaaaaaaaagaaattaattaaaaaaataataataatgctgGATAATGAAAACTTTCTTTtaggaataaaaattaaactaaatCGCTGTTTTCTCAGAATTTGCTGAGAAATAGCACAGACGACTTGCCTTTCTCTTTCagtaaatgacaaaaataataaattgctcTTCTGATATATTCTATTATTATTTGCATGCAATTCTATAGCCTGAGTGATAGGTTGACAATAATTATGAATAGATTATCGAGATAGAAATAACGGAGTCTTagagtttaaatatttaattatcttttgtattacatgtgtatttttgtaGACAAAAATGTTATAGACCATTACGAGAGAAAGCACAAGACTTCttagatataaattaaattaatctcATTATAAATAAGGCACTACTTTTTATTTATCGTTATTTTATGATGATGTTGAAGTAAGCATTTTACACATTGAAAACTGGGGTAATTTTGACGAAACTCCTTTTTCTGGTGCTCAAAATAAAGTGCTTGAAATGCTGAAAAACTTGCATGCTTGTGGGGGTCCCCACCAGGGCTTCGCTCCCACTGGAGCTGGGAGGGGGTGGGGCTCAAGGAGGCCCCCAAACCCCTTGCCTTAATTTGCTTCCACAATAAGGAAGCCCTAGCTACGCCCCTGAACATGGAATGGTTTTTCAACCATTTAATGGTTAATGGATCATATAAATAACATCGAGGTTTGCTAAAAAAAGATATGCCTAATAATTTCTATATGGATGACTGATAATTTTTAGCAGTGGTTGTGTTATATACAAATCCATGTTCATTTACAGTTTTAGGATACTCCGACATCCAAAAATACCGGTAAACAAGAGGGCTATCTAAGCACCATAACCTTTAGATGGACATGTCAGGGAGTCCCAtgcatgtttgcattttaaccTTCGTTTGGAGTCTAAACTCTTCTGACTTTTACACCGACTTTTGTTATTTGCTGTTTGCAAACATCAATCATTAAGGGGGAAAGAAGAATCAGATGATTCTCGGATTATTTATACCCTGGTATAAGGAGCCAAATATTGTAAACTTTTGGTGCAAAAAGACCTGTGGGCCTGTACTTgtcaaacatttataatattcaCAGTTTCATACATGTAAGGTACACAACATGCTTGCAGTTTATTGCTACAAGCATACAATGCGTAGGAAATCAAAGTTTCAAGagggaaataaaatgtaaagaaGACGGGGAATAAGATAgcgcccattcggtttagtcgtgaaatacaatttttaatttatttattttttccaatttaaaTCTATTagtttacaaaagcacaatttctacatgtacctacattcagtttttaatatatttaacaaacaataagaaaaaaaatattgccttaaattttggtggtatcgatcacacaacataaaaaccctagttATATAATATTAGCTTACGTCTGGTAAGTTAAtagagccatttcagacacattAAAGTAGGCTgttaaaataacataacataatataataatttacgGACTAGTATTACTTTTTCAAAACGCTCAATTGTTgggaaataaaatgttgttttcaatgtatagtgggtcatctagATCTCTCCAAGTTTTTTGATAATTGCactcggtttgttttccataagaccttatttagactgagaaaaatatggaacacaggcccactctataaaagaaaaggcctTGAAGTTCTAGAataaaatgacactatttgaaggttttgatacgtatacgcctgtttgagtcaacatattccaaatattgaatatatttaaaggttaaaattcgatgatatgttaaatatatattgttttgaatattttgtttactagtaacaaaaaaatatcagatttatcgATATTTCAATTTGTCAGTATCTTGTCCGTCCGTGTATAGGCACTATACACGCCTTATacacccatcttctttgttaACGGACAACACACATCCAACGGCAATATGTTACCAGATAGACTCAAGTGActtaaaataatacatgttcaCCAATTGGCCATTTTTCACCCCCGCCCCAAAATAAAAATCCTCAACCCCTGCCCCATGGGCAGGGAATTTCACAATCTAAGAAGACGACATTATGGACatatcttttatataaaaatgcatttagtttatctcacatgaatttcaaaattttggtaaaggaatttttgtaaatcaactatttctttttctcaaatactagtatatatgggAGGAGAgtagaagaatttttttttaataattaatatacatttaaataaatagCCATATAGGTTCCACCCTAGGGCCTGAAACCCTGACCCTGGGGCCATGaatgtcacaattttggtagagagcttcatggacatcataaacatcatttagtttttctcaaatatatatcatttagtttttatcaattataaatATGGGAGTAAAGAAAACGTTTTCAAACATATACACTATATGGCAAAATTTGCCCCACTCTAAGGCCTGAACTCCTGACTCAGGGGCCATGAACGTCAGAATACTGGTAGAGGATTTCATGGACATCCTGCCCATATGTGAgaaagtagagaagaagatttttgaatatCTGGTCTTTTTGGCATATTTTGCCATGCCCATGAGGTCCAGGGGATGTTAaagtcataaatttcacaatataaGTTCCTCTTATCAGAGAGattcttcaaataaaaaatggtaacaatttcAAGAAGAATTGTTAATGCAAGActacggacgaagaccaattgcaataggtcacctgagtgactcaggtcaCCTTAAACATCAAGATGAAGAACATTTGTGTACTGATATGTAATCATTTATTCACTGAATACCATTTTCAAGTTAAAGTTAATGAACACAATCAATGTATTGCACAAAAATTACACAATGAGTTATAACAGAGACAGTTGGAGAAGTGGTCCCCACTCCATAACTTGTGCTTGAACTAGTACAAGAAACATTTGCCATAAAATCAGAACCAGTTCTGTAGACTTATCTCCCTCGAGAATAGTACCCCTTACCTTGAttcacaggcacttgtttctgagaaatttttttaccctatagtataataataacactattacttattaggtttgttactggatgtttaaagaaatttgtggggtcggtaaagtccatagaaggcgaggcggagccgagccttctatggactttaccgaccccacaaatttctttaaacagtcagtaacaaacctaataagtgttttgttttgtcgaggacctaaagtttgatatgtaaacaaacgtttgtgtacaaaatcagttcaaataacgttacgtccgccatgttgcgcaataaattttgacgcttgccttttaaagagatttgtaaggcagccacgtgacgcgtttcatccaatgacgtcgagacattctagtccgaggcaaaacaaaaggtgttattattatactatagggtaaaaatttttctcagaaacaagtgcctgtgccTTGATTTCAGAGTCTTTACTGTGTTGGAGAAAAAATTTAGGACCACtcataaatacaatttaaatcacatagataaaaacaatgttttttgcAGGTACATACACTGTACACATGTTTGTTCATTGTAAACTACTcttacaaatgtatttataatacaaTGCAGTTACTGTCATGAGATTTTATCCTCAGATTTGTACCATACATGATTGTACTACCAATGTGTCGAGAATAATGTGCtatgaatttaaaattcaaacatattttaaacagttttaaaatttcagattACAAGCATTCATAATTCAATAACACAAATTTCACAATCATTATACTGTCGCTCGTACTCCAGGATTCTGTAAAATCACTTGGGTGATTGATGCCTGTCGTTGGTTTCCTGTCCAATCACATTGACTTGTCACCGCCTCCTGTTGGCTCGGACTCTCCGCCTCTCCGCTGCTGTTTTAACATTTGAGACCCTCCCAAGTCCGAGTCCTGTGTGCCGTTTCTTGATCAGCGAGTGTTTCTCAACAAGATCTGCAAGGTGACCCTCTTTGGCCAGCATGGATAGGAACGTACAGATAAATTGGTCGTAGTTGTGTGTTCTCCGACAGTCGTCAATCTGAAATAAAATGAGATCTTTATCAACCATCTGTAATTACCATAAAATTCTTTGTAACCAACTGACTCTAATTATGATTTACACACAACAAATTGTGGGATCATCAAAGATTTTCATTCAGTAAGGTTGATACGGAAAGGGAGGGATGAAAAAGGGGGTAGAGGCCAATAATCTACCAATAATGCTAATGTCAAAATAAAGCATCCCAGACAACATATACATAATTTACGGTACATTTATTAACTACCCCTTGAAAATGACATTGGTTTTGGGAGGCCAAGAAGTCATATGGGTTTTGCCAGACACAAAAAAGTATCTGATCTAAATTCTTTACTTGGTATTTTACAAATACTGTATAAGTACTGTAAAATCATCTGTCTGAGAATAGATtccatgatatacatgtatattagaccCTATATGTTTAACATAGTAACTGTCAAGACAGTACCTGTATATAAAATGTTGCAAGAGTAgatgaaatgaacaaaaaatatcaacattatTATCAAAGTAACTGTACTGTTATGCAGCACTTCATCTCTAATGAAGTGACTGAATGACACTGGTCGATCATATGAGTTTCTCCTAAATGAGGGATTACACTGGTTGGTTGAAGAAAGTACCTGATATTTTCTCCTCTTCTCTATTTCATCCTTGAGATTCACCTCAcacaatttaatttcattttctacatttttcaaTAAGGCAAGCAGAtcctacaaaaaaaaagaaataaatacacACAGTCACTTATATACTCTGTACAATATTGTACATGACATTTATAGTGTATACCATTACTTAATTATACAAAGAACAGCAATAAATTGGTTTTTGTGTAAAACGTGTTTAAATAGTGTGTAACTTTATTTTGTATGATGAAgtcttaatttgttaaaaaacacatttttcaaaatattttgtacaCTGTCCAGACCTTGGGTGTGAATGGTTGGTTTCCACTGAATTTTCTCTTGTGTCTTGTAGTCTGTCCACCCTCCTCTTTGTTTGTTCCATCTGTAACAGATTTAGGTGAAAACATAACAAAACACCCAACTTCTTCTATCCTCAAACAGTACATAGTGTTTGACCAAGAGAAAGAAAGACTAAGTCTTATAAAagaataaagaattattttgctTCTTTCCCTGTCTAAAGTACCAAATTCTTGATCCATTCATTGTACTTggtttaatattgaattttcctaAGCAAGACAAGTAATCTTACATTactaattcatttcataaacatgtataactaaatacatgtaatacattctGATTAAATTGTCAATGCAGTACAATCTTCATAGATATATGGAGCTCCAGATAAAACTGAGCAGAGATGTTGCAAACAATTCATTGTCATAGACTAGGGTTATTTAACATACATCTACATTTACATCTATAAAGATTAATAcagtataaaattaataaagggTGAGGGTACCTGCTCCATTGTCCGTGTGGGGACTATTCTGACAGGAATTGAACCCACTGTTAGGCGAGCTGAAACAACTGCCCACTTCTGATGCAGTGTCTGTACTCTCACTTCCTGGACCAGAGGACGTTGCAGATTCTGGAAACTTGGTCTCAATTGTCAGTGGCTTTGTCAAGTCTGATGATGCAGCACCTTCCtccattatttgaatttttgatttttcaacaCTTTCACTCTTTTCATTGcttttttcctttgtttttgaGTCCTCAGCTGTTACTTTACATTCTGAATTATTGTCTTGCTCCATTTTTTGTGTCTCTTGTTCACTTGTTTTTAGCTCTGTTTTAGTTTCTTCTGTCACTTTACTTACACTTTCTACTTTTATTTCAGTTTCGGGCTTAGCACTTTCACTGTCTGAATCGTCCACACAAATGATTTCCTCAGCAGGCTCTGAACTCTGTGCTGCATTGTTGGACTCtgtttccattttctttgtgtCTGTGCTGGACCCTTGAACTAGATCTTGTCCATTTTTCACAGTTAATTTCCCCTGCTGCTTTACTGCAGCCAAGTATTTGTCCCTGTCTGCAGATGTCAGATTGGGATTTGTAACCTTCACCATCTAAACAgcaagtaaaaataaaatcaaagttcaaaATAATATCAACCCTGTGAAGCCATTCATACTTATTGAATAAGTATAAAAATTTTGCCATACCAAATTTGTTTCATGA
This genomic interval carries:
- the LOC105332980 gene encoding ubiquitin carboxyl-terminal hydrolase BAP1 isoform X1, producing the protein MNKGWLELESDPGLFTLLIEDMGVKDVQVEEIYDLQKAIEGTAYGFIFLFRWIEERRSRRKTTTEEESFVQDENVVNNIFFAQQVIPNSCATHALLSVLLNCDERVKLGETLSKLKEFSKGMGPEDKGVAIGNMPALASAHNSHARPEPRHPPEKQQGLSTVRTMEAFHYVSYVPINGRLFELDGLKPYPIDHGPWERDEYWTEKFRRVITERLGMATGGEPYHDIRYNLMAVVPDKRSLYEHKLATLKTNRQIVLETLQQVTVNTDGSDTLLDNKMVKVTNPNLTSADRDKYLAAVKQQGKLTVKNGQDLVQGSSTDTKKMETESNNAAQSSEPAEEIICVDDSDSESAKPETEIKVESVSKVTEETKTELKTSEQETQKMEQDNNSECKVTAEDSKTKEKSNEKSESVEKSKIQIMEEGAASSDLTKPLTIETKFPESATSSGPGSESTDTASEVGSCFSSPNSGFNSCQNSPHTDNGADGTNKEEGGQTTRHKRKFSGNQPFTPKDLLALLKNVENEIKLCEVNLKDEIEKRRKYQIDDCRRTHNYDQFICTFLSMLAKEGHLADLVEKHSLIKKRHTGLGLGRVSNVKTAAERRRVRANRRR
- the LOC105332980 gene encoding ubiquitin carboxyl-terminal hydrolase calypso isoform X4, whose amino-acid sequence is MNKGWLELESDPGLFTLLIEDMGVKDVQVEEIYDLQKAIEGTAYGFIFLFRWIEERRSRRKTTTEEESFVQDENVVNNIFFAQQVIPNSCATHALLSVLLNCDERVKLGETLSKLKEFSKGMGPEDKGVAIGNMPALASAHNSHARPEPRHPPEKQQGLSTVRTMEAFHYVSYVPINGRLFELDGLKPYPIDHGPWERDEYWTEKFRRVITERLGMATGGEPYHDIRYNLMAVVPDKRSLYEHKLATLKTNRQIVLETLQQMVKVTNPNLTSADRDKYLAAVKQQGKLTVKNGQDLVQGSSTDTKKMETESNNAAQSSEPAEEIICVDDSDSESAKPETEIKVESVSKVTEETKTELKTSEQETQKMEQDNNSECKVTAEDSKTKEKSNEKSESVEKSKIQIMEEGAASSDLTKPLTIETKFPESATSSGPGSESTDTASEVGSCFSSPNSGFNSCQNSPHTDNGADGTNKEEGGQTTRHKRKFSGNQPFTPKDLLALLKNVENEIKLCEVNLKDEIEKRRKYQIDDCRRTHNYDQFICTFLSMLAKEGHLADLVEKHSLIKKRHTGLGLGRVSNVKTAAERRRVRANRRR
- the LOC105332980 gene encoding ubiquitin carboxyl-terminal hydrolase calypso isoform X3, which produces MNKGWLELESDPGLFTLLIEDMGVKDVQVEEIYDLQKAIEGTAYGFIFLFRWIEERRSRRKTTTEEESFVQDENVVNNIFFAQQVIPNSCATHALLSVLLNCDERVKLGETLSKLKEFSKGMGPEDKGVAIGNMPALASAHNSHARPEPRHPPEKQQGLSTVRTMEAFHYVSYVPINGRLFELDGLKPYPIDHGPWERDEYWTEKFRRVITERLGMATGGEPYHDIRYNLMAVVPDKRSLYEHKLATLKTNRQIVLETLQQLLDNKMVKVTNPNLTSADRDKYLAAVKQQGKLTVKNGQDLVQGSSTDTKKMETESNNAAQSSEPAEEIICVDDSDSESAKPETEIKVESVSKVTEETKTELKTSEQETQKMEQDNNSECKVTAEDSKTKEKSNEKSESVEKSKIQIMEEGAASSDLTKPLTIETKFPESATSSGPGSESTDTASEVGSCFSSPNSGFNSCQNSPHTDNGADGTNKEEGGQTTRHKRKFSGNQPFTPKDLLALLKNVENEIKLCEVNLKDEIEKRRKYQIDDCRRTHNYDQFICTFLSMLAKEGHLADLVEKHSLIKKRHTGLGLGRVSNVKTAAERRRVRANRRR
- the LOC105332980 gene encoding ubiquitin carboxyl-terminal hydrolase BAP1 isoform X2, with protein sequence MNKGWLELESDPGLFTLLIEDMGVKDVQVEEIYDLQKAIEGTAYGFIFLFRWIEERRSRRKTTTEEESFVQDENVVNNIFFAQQVIPNSCATHALLSVLLNCDERVKLGETLSKLKEFSKGMGPEDKGVAIGNMPALASAHNSHARPEPRHPPEKQQGLSTVRTMEAFHYVSYVPINGRLFELDGLKPYPIDHGPWERDEYWTEKFRRVITERLGMATGGEPYHDIRYNLMAVVPDKRSLYEHKLATLKTNRQIVLETLQQVTVNTDGSDTMVKVTNPNLTSADRDKYLAAVKQQGKLTVKNGQDLVQGSSTDTKKMETESNNAAQSSEPAEEIICVDDSDSESAKPETEIKVESVSKVTEETKTELKTSEQETQKMEQDNNSECKVTAEDSKTKEKSNEKSESVEKSKIQIMEEGAASSDLTKPLTIETKFPESATSSGPGSESTDTASEVGSCFSSPNSGFNSCQNSPHTDNGADGTNKEEGGQTTRHKRKFSGNQPFTPKDLLALLKNVENEIKLCEVNLKDEIEKRRKYQIDDCRRTHNYDQFICTFLSMLAKEGHLADLVEKHSLIKKRHTGLGLGRVSNVKTAAERRRVRANRRR